The Hyphomonas sediminis genome contains a region encoding:
- a CDS encoding response regulator has product MIAELDTFRAHFGRFLLIILWAHVPALMFIAIQTDHSPVWAAAAGALLAGSYHFSWLRSGTAPATRYISAVALMGEPALMLFLLTGHPWQMDMHMYFFAMLALTIAWCDWRAIIAGAITVSIHHLLLLYVLPSAVFSQEGNIERVILHAVIVIFQTIVLVWISNKLVESFERIGKMSEEILIKNEALTERTREAENANRSKSLFLANMSHEIRTPMNAILGFCHLIARTELTAKQKDHVTKINDAGVSLLRLINDILDFSKNEAGKLTLEARPFDLRTAIANQINLVGMDADDKRVKIETRISPAVPYKVVGDELRFNQVVLNLLSNAVKFTENGKITVRVDVASTYDREVMLELSIADTGIGMSADQQAKLFNSFSQADSSTTRKFGGTGLGLAICRQIVEQMGGNIAVESTPGAGSTFTFRIKVSVEDKHQREDDRPPAYVQTLRVLAADDNPAARQIIQEIFGTWDMMVDLVASGQEALGALESARQSGKPYDLVLLDWKMPGMDGMETAKIMRSQRHQEKMPITLMVTAYYADEFVQEARAADISAFLPKPVDPRMLLDTITDLFSGQASSVSLLPPAELPSSTIPRIAAQFEGLCVLVVDDNEINREIAIELLSDAGLRTACAENGRIACGMMMESGENYACVLMDVQMPEMDGIEATRLIRESWTPERLPIVAMTAHAFEEEKKRCFAAGMNDHIAKPVDPAELIDKLNYWLTERGKSQPRRKTSPARPAEQSILPEELPPFDLSAALGRVNGKAPLLRKLIINFGENYAAIASDMRRLIAEGHAQDARRLAHTLKGVAGSLEISGLQEAASTIETLLSSGNVSGAQRAIVDLEKQLTPAVEAARSLNDTAARGAEAPSAILDKAALQAALNELQTHLRRRSLGARASFDRFAAAAGLSGDARAAHPLLKAIEKLDYETALRMIETTTADMLAGASQSQDESAA; this is encoded by the coding sequence ATGATCGCTGAACTCGATACGTTTCGGGCGCACTTTGGCCGGTTCCTGCTGATTATTCTGTGGGCACACGTTCCGGCGCTGATGTTCATCGCCATACAAACAGATCATTCTCCCGTCTGGGCAGCCGCTGCAGGCGCACTTCTTGCAGGCAGCTATCACTTCTCCTGGCTCCGCAGCGGCACCGCGCCAGCCACCCGCTATATTTCCGCCGTCGCACTAATGGGTGAACCGGCGCTGATGCTGTTTCTTCTGACGGGACATCCCTGGCAGATGGACATGCACATGTATTTCTTTGCGATGCTGGCCCTCACAATCGCCTGGTGCGATTGGCGGGCGATCATTGCAGGCGCTATCACCGTTTCCATCCACCACCTGCTGCTTCTCTATGTGCTGCCATCGGCAGTCTTCTCGCAGGAAGGCAATATCGAGCGCGTAATTCTCCATGCCGTAATTGTCATCTTCCAGACCATCGTTCTGGTATGGATCAGCAACAAGCTGGTGGAGAGTTTCGAGCGCATCGGGAAGATGAGCGAAGAAATTCTCATCAAGAACGAAGCCCTCACCGAGCGGACGCGCGAAGCGGAGAACGCGAACCGCTCCAAAAGCCTGTTCCTGGCCAATATGAGCCATGAAATCCGCACACCGATGAATGCGATCCTCGGCTTCTGTCACCTCATTGCGCGCACCGAGCTTACGGCGAAGCAGAAAGATCATGTAACAAAGATCAATGATGCCGGCGTCTCGCTCCTGCGCCTCATCAACGATATTTTGGACTTCTCCAAGAACGAGGCCGGCAAACTGACCCTGGAAGCGAGGCCGTTCGATCTGCGCACGGCGATTGCCAACCAGATCAATCTGGTCGGCATGGACGCAGACGACAAGCGCGTGAAGATCGAAACGCGTATCTCTCCGGCTGTTCCATACAAGGTCGTGGGCGATGAGCTGCGCTTCAATCAGGTTGTCCTCAATCTGCTCAGCAATGCCGTCAAATTCACGGAAAACGGCAAGATAACAGTCCGCGTCGATGTCGCCTCCACGTATGACCGGGAAGTCATGCTGGAGCTTAGCATTGCGGACACCGGCATCGGCATGTCGGCGGACCAACAAGCCAAACTGTTCAACTCCTTCTCGCAGGCCGACAGCTCCACCACCCGGAAATTCGGTGGAACAGGGCTTGGCCTAGCCATCTGCCGGCAGATCGTCGAACAGATGGGCGGCAATATCGCAGTGGAAAGCACGCCAGGCGCGGGCAGCACCTTCACCTTCCGCATCAAGGTATCGGTGGAAGACAAGCATCAGCGCGAAGATGATCGCCCGCCCGCCTATGTTCAGACCTTGCGCGTGCTGGCGGCTGACGACAATCCGGCCGCTCGCCAAATCATTCAGGAAATCTTTGGCACCTGGGACATGATGGTCGATCTCGTTGCCTCCGGCCAGGAAGCGCTCGGCGCGCTGGAAAGCGCCCGGCAGAGCGGTAAACCTTACGATCTCGTCCTGCTCGACTGGAAGATGCCCGGCATGGACGGGATGGAAACTGCCAAGATCATGCGGTCGCAGCGGCATCAGGAAAAGATGCCGATCACGCTCATGGTCACGGCCTATTATGCTGACGAATTTGTTCAGGAAGCGCGCGCGGCAGACATTTCAGCGTTTCTGCCGAAACCGGTCGACCCCCGCATGCTGCTGGACACGATAACGGATCTCTTCTCCGGTCAGGCTTCGTCGGTGTCCCTGCTGCCTCCCGCCGAGCTGCCATCGAGCACCATCCCACGTATCGCCGCTCAGTTTGAAGGCCTCTGCGTGCTGGTGGTGGATGATAATGAGATCAACCGCGAAATCGCCATTGAACTGCTCAGCGATGCCGGTCTCAGAACGGCTTGCGCCGAGAATGGCCGCATCGCATGCGGCATGATGATGGAAAGCGGCGAGAATTATGCCTGTGTACTGATGGACGTTCAAATGCCGGAAATGGATGGCATCGAAGCGACACGCCTCATCCGAGAAAGCTGGACACCCGAGCGCCTGCCTATTGTCGCGATGACCGCCCACGCTTTCGAAGAAGAGAAGAAGCGCTGCTTCGCAGCGGGCATGAATGATCATATTGCCAAGCCCGTCGATCCGGCTGAACTGATCGACAAGCTGAACTATTGGCTGACCGAACGCGGCAAGTCCCAGCCCCGCCGCAAGACAAGCCCCGCAAGGCCCGCCGAACAGTCCATCCTGCCGGAAGAGCTACCCCCATTCGACCTTTCCGCCGCCCTTGGCCGTGTCAATGGCAAGGCGCCGCTTCTCCGCAAACTGATCATAAACTTCGGCGAAAACTATGCCGCGATCGCTTCGGATATGCGCCGCCTTATCGCCGAGGGCCATGCGCAGGACGCCCGCCGCCTGGCGCACACGCTGAAAGGCGTTGCCGGATCTCTGGAAATCTCCGGCCTCCAGGAAGCCGCCTCCACAATTGAAACGCTTCTCTCATCGGGCAATGTCTCAGGCGCGCAACGCGCAATCGTGGACCTTGAGAAGCAGCTCACCCCCGCAGTCGAAGCCGCCCGCAGCCTGAATGACACCGCCGCACGCGGTGCCGAAGCCCCATCCGCCATCCTGGACAAGGCAGCGCTTCAGGCCGCGCTGAACGAGCTGCAAACACATCTTAGACGCCGCAGCCTTGGCGCCCGCGCCAGCTTCGACCGGTTTGCCGCCGCCGCTGGCCTCTCCGGTGACGCCCGCGCCGCCCACCCGCTTCTCAAAGCCATCGAGAAGCTGGACTACGAAACTGCCCTCAGGATGATCGAGACAACGACTGCGGACATGCTGGCGGGAGCCAGCCAATCGCAAGACGAAAGTGCAGCATGA
- a CDS encoding diguanylate cyclase, with amino-acid sequence MKKATILIVDDEISNIEIINAILEDRYEICFATSGTQAIEVMRELQPDLVLLDVLMPGMDGFDVCRRVKNDPDLVDIPIIFTTGLGDTADEMKGLSLGAIDYVTKPIQPAILKARVSNHIELKNLRDQLAELAVTDALTGLKNRRHLERTLSSEFARLGRSEEWLSVIMLDIDFFKQFNDTYGHPAGDRCIAMIAATLKRVVQRASDTTARYGGEEFACILPNMPPEEAELIAQEIRHQVHTLNIPHVRSQAQPYVTVSIGVASARCTQDLSPEMWVSQADLQLYRSKAAGRDRISTTEFSADAYRKATGTHG; translated from the coding sequence ATGAAGAAAGCCACCATCCTCATCGTCGACGACGAAATCTCGAACATAGAGATCATCAACGCGATCCTCGAAGACAGGTACGAGATCTGCTTTGCGACCTCCGGCACGCAGGCAATCGAAGTGATGCGCGAGCTTCAGCCGGACCTCGTCCTGCTGGATGTCCTGATGCCCGGCATGGACGGATTCGACGTTTGCCGCCGGGTGAAGAATGATCCCGATCTCGTGGATATCCCGATCATCTTCACGACCGGCCTTGGCGACACGGCCGACGAGATGAAAGGCCTCTCCCTCGGCGCCATCGACTACGTCACCAAGCCAATCCAGCCTGCCATTCTCAAGGCGCGCGTCAGCAATCATATCGAGCTGAAGAATCTACGTGATCAGCTTGCGGAGCTTGCCGTCACGGATGCGCTCACGGGCCTAAAAAACCGCCGCCATCTTGAGCGTACGCTGAGCAGCGAATTTGCCCGCCTCGGCCGTAGCGAAGAATGGCTGTCGGTCATCATGCTCGACATAGACTTCTTCAAACAGTTCAACGACACCTATGGTCACCCTGCCGGCGATCGCTGCATCGCGATGATCGCCGCAACCCTGAAGCGTGTCGTGCAGCGTGCATCTGACACCACCGCGCGCTATGGCGGTGAGGAGTTCGCCTGTATCCTGCCCAATATGCCCCCGGAAGAAGCCGAGCTGATCGCTCAGGAAATCCGCCATCAGGTCCACACGCTGAACATCCCGCATGTCCGCTCGCAGGCCCAGCCCTATGTTACCGTCTCAATCGGTGTCGCCAGCGCCCGCTGCACGCAAGATCTCTCGCCGGAAATGTGGGTGTCGCAGGCGGACTTGCAGCTCTATCGCAGCAAAGCCGCCGGTCGGGATCGCATCTCGACGACCGAATTCTCCGCCGACGCCTATCGCAAGGCCACCGGCACCCACGGCTAA